The Limnospira fusiformis SAG 85.79 genomic interval AACTCATCTCCTCAAAATCACCTAGTGGTTTGCCGATCCATCCTACAGGCTATTGCCCTAGGATTCTAAGTTCCTGAGACTTTTGCCAGAGGTATCTCGGAACTCTAGCAAATTTTACCTCAGATATCAACTGATATTATTACCGGAACCAAACTATTGTCCCGGATATCTATTTACTCAGGATTGGTGACGATCGCATTACCATAGCCAGTAGCCACTATAAGGCCAAATCTGATAAATTGTTTATCCTAACCAAAATCATCACCAAATTATCTGCTCAAGATCCATCTATGACATCCAACAACGACTCGCGCCGCCTCGCCAAATTTAGGGGCTACCGGGAATCTATCACGGTTAAACCCATCACTAGCCTCCAGAGAAAAATCGGCATTTGGGTATGTGGGCTGATTCTCGGATTCGTCCTTAGCCAAACCCACGCCTATTGTGCCGCAGCAGGCGATCGCATAATTTCCGCCATTACCAACCCCCCACAACCGCCACCCACCCCAACCCAGGTAGGGCCGGATTTTGAACTCAGCCAAATTCCCCTACCAAACCCTTTTGAAACCGCCAGCAACAGCCCCCAAGCCAATCAACCCAGCCATCAACGGGAATTTAGGGGAGTATGGGTCGCCTCGGTAGTTAATATTGACTGGCCCTCAGCTTCCAATCTATCGGTAGCCCAACAAAAATCTGAACTCCTAGCTATCCTTAACCGGATGCAGGAATTAAACCTTAACGCCCTAGTCTTGCAAATTCGCCCCACTGGCGATGCTTTCTATCAGTCCCAAATTGAACCCTGGAGTACCTGGCTGACGGGAAGACAAGGGCAAGCCCCTAATCCCTTCTATGACCCCCTACAATTTGCCGTTGAAGAATCCCACAAGCGCAATATTGAACTCCACGCCTGGTTTAATCCCTATCGCGCCCGCATGGGTTCAGAAAGGGGTCCTTTTGCACCCAATCACATGGCCGCGGTTTATCCCCAATACGCCTACCGCTACGGCGACCTAATTTGGATGGACCCTGGTGCGAAAGAAGTACAAGACCGCACCTATAACGTGATTATGGATGTTGTCCGGCGCTACGACATAGATGCGGTTCACCTGGATGATTATTTTTACCCCTATCCCAAACCCGGAATTGCTTTCCCGGACGGACAAACCTACAACGCCTATCGAGCGGCTGGGGGTAATCTCTCCCTGGCTGACTGGCGGCGAAATAATGTCAATCAGATGATATTCCGCCTATATCAGGGGATTAAGGAAATTAAGCCCTATGTCAAATTTGGCATTAGTCCCTTTGGTATTTATCGCCCTGGAAAGGCTCCGGGAATTGTGGGTATGGATCAATATGAGGCTATCTTTGCTGATGTCAAATTATGGATGGATAGGGGATGGTTAGATTATCTCTCTCCCCAACTTTATTGGCGCATTGACCCCCCACAACAGAGCTATCCGGTGTTATTGGATTGGTGGGTACGGAATAACCCCTTCCAGCGCCATATTTATGCGGGAAACTTTCTGAGTCAATTGGCTAATGGTTGGCCGGTGTCTGAGTTTCAGCGACAAGTCCAGATTTCTCGCCAAAAAGCTAATCAGCT includes:
- a CDS encoding glycoside hydrolase family 10 protein, which produces MFILTKIITKLSAQDPSMTSNNDSRRLAKFRGYRESITVKPITSLQRKIGIWVCGLILGFVLSQTHAYCAAAGDRIISAITNPPQPPPTPTQVGPDFELSQIPLPNPFETASNSPQANQPSHQREFRGVWVASVVNIDWPSASNLSVAQQKSELLAILNRMQELNLNALVLQIRPTGDAFYQSQIEPWSTWLTGRQGQAPNPFYDPLQFAVEESHKRNIELHAWFNPYRARMGSERGPFAPNHMAAVYPQYAYRYGDLIWMDPGAKEVQDRTYNVIMDVVRRYDIDAVHLDDYFYPYPKPGIAFPDGQTYNAYRAAGGNLSLADWRRNNVNQMIFRLYQGIKEIKPYVKFGISPFGIYRPGKAPGIVGMDQYEAIFADVKLWMDRGWLDYLSPQLYWRIDPPQQSYPVLLDWWVRNNPFQRHIYAGNFLSQLANGWPVSEFQRQVQISRQKANQLSLGNIFFSMKMFRDNQSGVNEVFKSSVYPTPALPPSMPWLDNEPPQPPTGLQASSGMISWNPSPDHDIRSWALYQQFTNGWQLVRVLDRNTTAVRVSPGTYAVRAVDRMANESSEAIVNVS